Proteins encoded within one genomic window of Mycolicibacterium monacense:
- a CDS encoding NAD-dependent epimerase/dehydratase family protein, with amino-acid sequence MSLSVAVTGPTGDIGISVIEALEDHPDVGEIIGMARRPFDPAGRGWTKTTYRRGDILDREAVDALVADADVVVHLAFVIMGSREESARVNLAGTRNVFEATVAASRPRRLVYTSSVAAYGYHSDNPVPITEDVPARGSAEHYYSEQKAACEAALADATEGSALEVYVLRPCIVVGPKAPALAEVMPWNQLPGAVRRVTQALPLLKPPFPDPGTPLQLVHHDDVASAIVLAVTTTSAPPGAYNIAGDGVLSMSDVAEALGARPVRVPRLAAVATSEVVARLPFVPSLLEWLHAGRTSVVMDTGKAREQLGWTPRYSGAEALSSLAKAFH; translated from the coding sequence ATGTCACTGAGCGTCGCCGTCACCGGTCCCACCGGGGACATCGGGATCTCGGTCATCGAGGCCCTCGAGGACCATCCCGACGTCGGAGAGATCATCGGGATGGCCCGGCGCCCGTTCGACCCCGCGGGGCGGGGCTGGACCAAGACGACGTACCGGCGGGGCGACATCCTCGACCGCGAGGCGGTGGACGCGCTCGTCGCCGACGCGGACGTGGTGGTGCACCTGGCCTTCGTCATCATGGGTTCGCGAGAGGAGAGCGCCCGCGTCAACCTGGCCGGCACCCGCAACGTGTTCGAGGCGACGGTCGCCGCGTCGCGGCCGCGCCGACTCGTCTACACCTCGTCGGTCGCCGCGTACGGGTACCACTCCGACAACCCGGTGCCGATCACCGAGGACGTGCCCGCGCGCGGTTCGGCCGAGCACTACTACTCCGAACAGAAGGCGGCATGCGAGGCCGCCCTCGCCGACGCCACCGAGGGGTCCGCACTCGAGGTGTACGTGCTGCGGCCGTGCATCGTGGTGGGTCCGAAGGCCCCGGCGCTCGCAGAGGTCATGCCGTGGAATCAACTGCCCGGCGCGGTGCGCCGGGTGACGCAGGCGCTGCCGTTGCTCAAGCCACCGTTCCCCGACCCGGGCACACCGCTGCAACTGGTGCACCACGACGACGTCGCGTCGGCCATCGTCCTCGCGGTCACGACCACCTCCGCGCCGCCCGGGGCCTACAACATCGCCGGCGACGGGGTGCTGTCGATGTCCGATGTCGCCGAGGCGCTGGGCGCCCGGCCGGTGCGGGTGCCGAGGCTGGCGGCGGTGGCCACCTCGGAGGTCGTGGCGCGGCTGCCGTTCGTGCCGTCGCTGCTGGAGTGGTTGCACGCCGGCCGCACCTCCGTGGTGATGGACACCGGAAAAGCCAGGGAGCAACTCGGATGGACACCGAGATACAGTGGCGCCGAGGCGCTTTCGTCGTTGGCGAAAGCCTTCCACTAG
- a CDS encoding UBP-type zinc finger domain-containing protein — protein sequence MTDAIDPAAPPSGSGCVECEANDGWWVHLRRCAACGHIGCCDDSLARHASAHWSQTGHPIIRSFEPGEDWFWNYETGTYYDGPVLADPQSHPADQPAPGPRDRVPPDWVAQLRAR from the coding sequence ATGACCGATGCGATCGACCCCGCCGCACCGCCGAGCGGAAGCGGGTGCGTCGAGTGTGAGGCCAACGACGGATGGTGGGTACACCTGCGCCGCTGTGCGGCGTGCGGGCACATCGGTTGTTGCGACGACTCCCTCGCACGCCATGCGTCGGCGCACTGGAGCCAGACGGGTCACCCGATCATCCGGTCGTTCGAACCGGGCGAGGATTGGTTCTGGAACTACGAGACCGGCACTTATTACGACGGTCCGGTGCTGGCCGATCCGCAGAGCCACCCGGCCGATCAACCGGCCCCGGGCCCGCGGGATCGGGTGCCGCCGGACTGGGTGGCGCAGTTACGCGCCCGGTGA
- a CDS encoding SRPBCC family protein, which translates to MAIRESREVVIEAPVDEILLVMLDLEALPEWSPAHRSSVVLDRDEHGRPTRSRATVTTVGITDVQEIALSYYDDGYGWTLLSSTYQRSQDARYRLIPEGDRTRVRFEVTVDPIMPLPGFLSRRAAKGVIDTATHGLRKRVLEVRKRAK; encoded by the coding sequence GTGGCCATTCGTGAATCCCGCGAGGTCGTGATCGAGGCCCCGGTAGACGAAATCCTGCTCGTGATGCTGGATCTCGAGGCGCTGCCCGAGTGGTCGCCGGCGCACCGGAGTTCGGTGGTGCTCGACCGTGACGAGCACGGCAGGCCGACACGCAGCCGCGCCACGGTGACCACGGTCGGCATCACCGACGTCCAGGAGATCGCGCTCAGCTACTACGACGACGGTTACGGCTGGACGCTGCTGAGCTCCACCTATCAGCGCTCCCAGGACGCCCGCTACCGGCTCATCCCCGAAGGCGACCGGACCCGGGTGCGCTTCGAGGTGACCGTCGACCCGATCATGCCGCTGCCGGGCTTTCTGTCCCGGCGCGCCGCGAAGGGTGTCATCGACACCGCCACGCACGGACTGCGCAAACGGGTGCTCGAGGTGCGCAAGCGCGCCAAGTGA
- a CDS encoding SRPBCC family protein, translating into MAVSDSREVVIEATPAQILDVIADVEATPSWSPQYQSAEILDTYADGRPRQVKMKVKSAGITDEEVIEYTWTDSKVSWTLVSAGQLKAQDASYTLTPDGEKTKVRFDIKVDLSVPLPGFVLKRAMKGAMETATDGLRKQVLKVAKGGN; encoded by the coding sequence ATGGCAGTCAGCGATTCGCGCGAAGTGGTCATCGAAGCAACCCCGGCCCAGATCCTCGACGTCATCGCCGACGTCGAAGCCACCCCCTCCTGGTCGCCGCAGTACCAGAGCGCTGAGATCCTCGACACCTATGCCGACGGCAGGCCGCGCCAGGTCAAGATGAAGGTCAAATCCGCAGGCATCACCGACGAGGAGGTGATCGAGTACACCTGGACCGACAGCAAGGTCAGCTGGACGTTGGTCAGCGCCGGCCAGCTGAAGGCGCAGGACGCGTCGTACACCCTGACCCCGGACGGCGAGAAGACCAAGGTCCGTTTCGACATCAAGGTCGACCTGTCGGTGCCGCTGCCCGGGTTCGTCCTCAAGCGGGCGATGAAGGGTGCGATGGAGACTGCGACCGACGGCTTGCGGAAACAGGTTTTGAAGGTCGCCAAGGGTGGCAACTAG